A part of Aquaspirillum sp. LM1 genomic DNA contains:
- a CDS encoding DUF3861 domain-containing protein, whose translation MRQHRYRITVAPLADAHGVPSTHAAPLVFEVGNHDDILTVVERLRQRSDLPANSATALGVGLKLFGEVMLENKTHPLFAGLLPHFGDFMRQLKKSLPAEG comes from the coding sequence ATGCGACAACACCGCTACCGCATTACCGTGGCACCCCTGGCCGATGCCCACGGTGTGCCTTCTACCCATGCCGCCCCACTGGTGTTTGAGGTGGGCAACCACGACGACATCCTGACGGTGGTCGAGCGCCTGCGCCAGCGCAGCGACCTGCCCGCCAACAGTGCCACCGCGCTGGGAGTAGGACTGAAACTGTTTGGTGAGGTGATGCTGGAAAACAAGACCCACCCGCTGTTTGCCGGCCTGTTGCCGCACTTTGGCGACTTCATGCGCCAGCTGAAAAAAAGCCTGCCCGCCGAAGGGTAG
- a CDS encoding glutamate-5-semialdehyde dehydrogenase has product MDIHAYMQTLGRAARTASRELAKADTQQKNRALHAIADALTREADALVAANQADLAAARDAGLEPAMLDRLTLSATGVAQMAEGLRQIAALPDPVGEMGEFAYRPSGIQLGKMRVPLGVIGIIYEARPNVTADAAGLCLKSGNACILRGGSEAIRSNQAIAACVHEGLREAGLPEGAVQVINTTDRATVGELVTMTEYVDVIVPRGGKGLIARVSAEARVPVIKHLDGNCHVYVDVDADLVKAGRIADNAKTQRYGTCNTMETLLVHHTVAVAFLPVISAIYLSKGVELRGCPRAQEIIGAQVKPASEDDWFTEYAAPIVALKVVDSLDEAINHINHYGSHHTDAIITENYTTARRFLREVDSSSVMVNASTRFADGFEYGLGAEIGISTDKIHARGPVGLHGLTSQKWIVLGDGQVRG; this is encoded by the coding sequence ATGGACATTCACGCCTACATGCAGACGCTGGGCCGCGCTGCCCGCACCGCCAGCCGCGAACTGGCCAAAGCCGACACTCAGCAAAAAAACCGCGCCCTGCACGCCATCGCCGACGCCCTGACGCGCGAGGCCGACGCGCTGGTGGCCGCCAACCAGGCCGACCTGGCCGCCGCCCGTGACGCCGGGCTGGAGCCGGCCATGCTCGACCGGCTGACACTGTCGGCCACTGGCGTGGCGCAAATGGCCGAAGGCCTGCGCCAGATTGCCGCCCTGCCCGACCCGGTGGGCGAAATGGGCGAATTTGCCTACCGCCCGTCCGGCATCCAGCTGGGCAAGATGCGCGTGCCGCTAGGCGTGATTGGCATCATTTACGAAGCCCGCCCCAACGTCACTGCCGATGCCGCCGGCCTGTGCCTGAAATCCGGCAACGCCTGCATCCTGCGCGGCGGCTCGGAAGCCATTCGCAGCAACCAGGCCATTGCCGCCTGCGTGCATGAGGGCCTGCGTGAAGCTGGCCTGCCGGAAGGTGCGGTGCAGGTGATCAACACCACCGACCGCGCTACCGTCGGCGAGCTGGTCACCATGACCGAATACGTCGATGTGATTGTGCCGCGTGGCGGCAAGGGCCTGATTGCCCGCGTGTCCGCCGAGGCGCGCGTGCCGGTGATCAAGCACCTGGACGGCAACTGTCATGTGTATGTGGACGTGGACGCCGACCTGGTAAAGGCTGGGCGGATTGCCGACAACGCCAAAACCCAGCGCTATGGCACCTGCAACACCATGGAAACCCTGCTGGTACACCACACCGTGGCGGTGGCGTTCCTGCCGGTGATCAGCGCCATCTACCTGAGCAAGGGCGTGGAACTGCGCGGCTGCCCGCGCGCGCAAGAGATCATCGGTGCTCAGGTCAAACCGGCCAGCGAAGACGACTGGTTTACCGAATACGCCGCACCGATTGTGGCGCTGAAAGTGGTGGACAGCCTGGACGAGGCCATCAACCACATCAACCACTACGGCAGCCATCACACCGATGCCATCATCACCGAAAACTACACCACCGCCCGGCGCTTCTTGCGCGAGGTGGATTCGTCCAGCGTGATGGTGAACGCCAGCACCCGCTTTGCCGACGGCTTTGAATACGGCCTGGGCGCTGAAATTGGTATTTCCACCGACAAGATCCACGCCCGTGGCCCGGTGGGCTTGCATGGGCTGACCAGCCAGAAGTGGATTGTGCTGGGAGATGGCCAGGTCAGGGGATAA
- a CDS encoding HlyD family efflux transporter periplasmic adaptor subunit has protein sequence MSQAPVAPTPSGRRTQLLIRLAALLLLASLAYTAWWALVARYHEHTDNAYVSGNLVQITPQTSGTVLAIQADDTDYVTAGQPLVLLDPADARVALEQAEADLAQQVRLARNLFASRAAAAAQLAVRQAELTRAEADLARRQQAAGGAVAQEELAHAQSAVLTARAAQTSAKEQLSASEAQTEGTTPAEHPAVQRAAAKVREAHLAMTRAMLPAPVSGYVAKRSVQVGQRIQPGAPLMAIVPLTGLWVEANFKESQLARMRIGQPVTLRADVYGSQVEYHGKVLGLGAGTGGVFSLLPAQNATGNWIKVVQRVPVRVSLDAAELAAHPLRVGLSMLAEVDLHDQSGPVLGTTPRQAPALQTTVFGAKDQQAEQRIARIIAANLGKSR, from the coding sequence ATGAGTCAAGCCCCCGTTGCCCCGACGCCGTCAGGCCGTCGCACCCAGCTGTTGATCCGGCTGGCCGCGCTGCTGCTGCTGGCCAGCCTGGCGTACACCGCCTGGTGGGCGCTGGTTGCCCGCTACCACGAACACACCGACAACGCCTACGTCAGCGGCAATCTGGTGCAGATCACCCCGCAAACCAGCGGCACCGTGCTGGCCATTCAGGCTGACGATACCGACTACGTGACCGCTGGCCAGCCGCTGGTGCTGCTCGACCCGGCTGATGCGCGGGTGGCGCTGGAGCAGGCCGAGGCCGATCTGGCCCAGCAGGTGCGCCTGGCGCGCAACCTGTTTGCCAGCCGCGCAGCGGCGGCGGCCCAACTGGCGGTGCGCCAGGCCGAACTGACCCGCGCCGAGGCCGATCTGGCCCGGCGTCAGCAGGCGGCTGGTGGTGCGGTGGCGCAGGAAGAGCTGGCCCACGCCCAGTCGGCAGTGCTGACTGCCCGGGCCGCGCAGACCAGCGCGAAAGAACAACTGAGCGCCAGCGAGGCGCAAACCGAAGGCACCACGCCGGCAGAACATCCGGCGGTGCAACGCGCAGCGGCCAAGGTGCGCGAAGCGCATCTGGCCATGACCCGCGCCATGCTGCCCGCCCCGGTGAGCGGCTATGTGGCCAAGCGCAGCGTGCAGGTGGGCCAGCGCATCCAGCCTGGCGCACCGCTGATGGCGATTGTGCCGCTGACCGGCCTGTGGGTGGAGGCCAATTTCAAGGAAAGCCAGCTGGCGCGCATGCGCATTGGCCAGCCGGTGACATTGCGCGCCGATGTGTACGGCAGCCAGGTGGAATACCACGGCAAGGTGCTGGGCCTGGGTGCCGGTACGGGTGGGGTGTTCTCGCTGCTGCCGGCGCAAAACGCCACCGGCAACTGGATCAAAGTGGTGCAGCGGGTGCCGGTGCGGGTCAGCCTGGACGCCGCCGAACTGGCGGCGCATCCGCTGCGGGTGGGGCTGTCGATGCTGGCCGAGGTGGATTTGCATGACCAGTCTGGCCCGGTGCTGGGCACCACGCCGCGCCAGGCTCCGGCGCTGCAGACCACGGTGTTTGGCGCGAAAGACCAGCAGGCGGAACAGCGCATTGCGCGGATTATTGCTGCCAATCTGGGCAAGAGCCGCTGA
- a CDS encoding efflux transporter outer membrane subunit, whose protein sequence is MRYVFSCLAAASAVWLTACAGPGVPALPLTVPAALAGPLSQGPAAWPQAQWWRALADPQLDALMEQALADAPSMQLARARLRQAVALSEQADARLLPGAALNADVTRQRYSEHGTIPPPLAGSWRTSGQLSLDFAYDLDLAGGERASRDAAQHRAQAAEADQAGARLLLSAALTHAYWGLDRLYALAAIAREAQASAESAAAWHAQRQHAGLAHAGELAAAHSQAAAARQETLALAEQITLQRHALAALAGQGPGFAQTLRQPALRAPAGDDLPSVLPADLLGRRPDLVAARWRVEAGGREVDSARAAFYPNINLLSFIGYSAIGMSQLLQSASRMVGVGPALSLPLFDGGARRAALGGAQASRDGAIAQYNQSLLDAVREVADQAASLRALTEQAVHTHAALTQASLARHTAQARARAGLESELSALALDAPWLAQRRQAVELNTRRQQARIGLIKALGGAYHGDLPASALLSRSHAS, encoded by the coding sequence ATGCGCTACGTGTTTTCTTGTCTTGCCGCCGCCAGCGCTGTCTGGCTGACGGCGTGTGCCGGGCCGGGGGTGCCGGCGTTGCCGCTGACGGTGCCTGCCGCGCTGGCCGGGCCGCTGAGCCAGGGGCCGGCGGCGTGGCCACAGGCACAGTGGTGGCGCGCGCTGGCCGATCCGCAACTGGATGCGCTGATGGAACAGGCGCTGGCCGATGCGCCGTCCATGCAGCTGGCGCGGGCGCGTTTGCGCCAGGCGGTGGCGCTGAGTGAACAGGCCGACGCCCGGCTGCTGCCCGGCGCGGCGCTGAACGCCGACGTCACCCGTCAGCGCTACAGCGAACACGGCACCATTCCGCCGCCGCTGGCCGGCAGCTGGCGCACCTCGGGCCAGTTGAGCCTGGATTTTGCCTATGATCTGGATCTGGCCGGCGGCGAACGCGCCAGCCGGGATGCGGCGCAACACCGCGCCCAGGCGGCCGAGGCCGACCAGGCCGGCGCGCGCCTGTTGCTCAGTGCGGCGCTGACCCATGCTTACTGGGGGCTGGACCGTCTGTACGCGCTGGCGGCGATTGCCCGCGAAGCGCAAGCCAGCGCCGAAAGTGCGGCGGCATGGCATGCCCAGCGCCAACATGCCGGGCTGGCGCACGCTGGCGAGCTGGCTGCCGCGCATAGCCAGGCGGCGGCGGCCCGTCAGGAAACGCTGGCGCTGGCCGAGCAGATCACCCTGCAGCGTCATGCGCTGGCCGCGCTGGCCGGCCAGGGCCCAGGCTTTGCGCAAACACTGCGCCAGCCAGCCCTGCGCGCACCCGCCGGTGATGACTTGCCCAGCGTGCTGCCGGCGGATCTGCTGGGGCGTCGCCCGGATCTGGTGGCGGCCCGCTGGCGGGTGGAAGCTGGCGGACGCGAGGTGGACAGCGCCCGCGCCGCGTTTTACCCCAATATCAATCTGCTCAGTTTTATTGGCTATTCGGCCATTGGCATGAGCCAGCTATTGCAATCCGCCAGCCGGATGGTGGGCGTGGGCCCGGCCTTGAGCCTGCCGCTGTTTGACGGCGGTGCCCGTCGCGCTGCGCTGGGCGGCGCGCAAGCCAGCCGTGATGGGGCGATTGCCCAGTACAACCAGAGCTTGCTCGACGCCGTGCGTGAGGTGGCCGACCAGGCCGCCAGCCTGCGTGCGCTAACCGAGCAGGCGGTGCACACCCATGCCGCGCTTACCCAGGCCAGTCTGGCCCGCCACACCGCACAGGCGCGTGCTCGCGCCGGGCTGGAGAGCGAACTGTCCGCGCTGGCACTGGACGCGCCCTGGCTGGCGCAACGCCGTCAGGCCGTCGAACTGAACACCCGCCGCCAGCAGGCCCGCATTGGCCTGATCAAGGCGCTGGGCGGCGCTTACCACGGCGACCTGCCCGCTTCTGCCCTGCTTTCCCGGAGTCATGCATCATGA
- a CDS encoding TSUP family transporter has translation MTESLMFLGVMAFMAGLIDAAVGGGGLIQIPALFNALPGAAPAVVFGTNKVAAVSGTLFAARSYVRRVRLPWRLVLPAALAAFALSFVGASAVSLIPKAVMRPLVLALLLVMAVYTLWKKDFGALHTPVTVGRRQRIQAMLLGGAIGFYDGLFGPGTGSFLIFLFIRCFAFDFLHASAAAKFVNIATNLAALAYFLPQDQVLWHYALPMAVCNVLGALSGSWLALRGGSQLVRGVFLLLLVVLIGRFAYEIVA, from the coding sequence ATGACTGAGTCGCTGATGTTTTTGGGCGTCATGGCGTTTATGGCCGGCCTGATTGACGCTGCGGTGGGCGGTGGCGGGCTGATCCAGATTCCGGCCTTGTTCAACGCGCTGCCTGGCGCGGCTCCGGCGGTGGTGTTTGGCACCAACAAGGTGGCGGCGGTGTCGGGCACGTTGTTTGCCGCGCGCAGCTATGTGCGCCGGGTGCGCTTGCCGTGGCGGCTGGTGCTGCCGGCGGCGCTGGCAGCGTTTGCGCTGTCGTTTGTCGGGGCCAGCGCGGTCAGTTTGATTCCCAAGGCGGTGATGCGTCCGCTGGTGCTGGCGCTCTTGCTGGTGATGGCGGTCTATACGCTGTGGAAGAAGGATTTTGGTGCACTGCACACGCCGGTGACAGTAGGGCGACGCCAGCGCATCCAGGCCATGCTGCTAGGTGGGGCCATTGGTTTTTATGATGGCCTGTTTGGTCCGGGCACAGGCAGCTTCCTGATTTTTTTGTTCATCCGCTGCTTTGCCTTTGATTTTTTGCATGCGTCGGCAGCAGCCAAGTTTGTCAATATCGCCACCAATCTGGCAGCACTGGCGTATTTTTTGCCGCAAGATCAAGTGCTTTGGCATTATGCGTTGCCCATGGCAGTGTGCAATGTGCTGGGGGCGCTCAGCGGCTCGTGGCTGGCCTTGCGCGGTGGCAGCCAGCTGGTGCGCGGGGTGTTTTTGCTGCTGCTGGTGGTGCTGATT
- a CDS encoding DHA2 family efflux MFS transporter permease subunit has protein sequence MSAAAHPPVGHAPLQGPALVAGTVALSLATFMNVLDTTIANVSIPAIAGDLGVSSSQGTWVITSFAVANAIAVPLTGWLTQRFGQVRLFVASVLLFVLASLLCGLAPNLELLIAFRIVQGAVAGPMIPLSQALLLSSYPPAKSGMALAMWSMTTMVAPVIGPILGGWLSDNVSWPWIFYINIPVGLLAAWVTWQIYRPRESPTRIVPIDKPGLIALVIWVGALQIMLDKGKELDWFNSGEIVALGLVALVAFVFFLVWELNEAHPVVDLSLFARRNFVAGTLTLAMAYGLFFGGIVIIPLWLQTQMGYTATLAGLTAAPVGILALLLSPIIGKSLPRVDPRWLASASFVILASVSFMRAGFTTGVDNFTVVLPQIVLGAGMATLFLPLTAILLSGVPPARIPAASGLSNFCRITAGAFGTSIATTVWEDRTHLHHAQLVEQLTPYSPGAVQAQASLSSAGLSPEQTLGTLERMVTGQAAVLASNEYFWLSGFLFLSLLGLVWLARPQARVAMGPGADH, from the coding sequence ATGAGCGCCGCTGCTCATCCGCCCGTCGGGCACGCACCATTGCAGGGGCCGGCGCTGGTGGCCGGCACCGTGGCCTTGTCGCTGGCCACCTTTATGAATGTGCTGGACACCACCATTGCCAATGTGTCGATTCCGGCGATTGCCGGCGACCTGGGCGTGTCGTCGTCGCAGGGCACCTGGGTGATTACCTCGTTTGCCGTGGCCAATGCCATTGCCGTGCCACTCACCGGCTGGCTGACCCAGCGCTTTGGCCAGGTGCGGCTGTTTGTTGCGTCGGTGCTGCTGTTTGTGCTGGCGTCGCTGTTGTGCGGGCTGGCACCCAATCTGGAGCTGCTGATTGCTTTCCGGATTGTGCAGGGCGCGGTGGCCGGGCCGATGATTCCGCTGTCGCAGGCGCTGTTGCTCAGCTCCTACCCGCCAGCCAAAAGCGGCATGGCGCTGGCCATGTGGTCGATGACCACCATGGTGGCCCCGGTGATCGGGCCGATTCTGGGCGGCTGGCTGTCGGACAATGTGTCCTGGCCGTGGATTTTTTACATCAATATCCCGGTGGGCCTGCTGGCCGCCTGGGTGACCTGGCAAATTTATCGCCCGCGTGAAAGCCCAACCCGCATTGTGCCAATCGACAAGCCCGGCCTGATTGCCCTGGTGATCTGGGTGGGCGCGCTGCAAATCATGCTGGACAAGGGCAAGGAGCTGGACTGGTTCAACTCGGGCGAAATTGTGGCACTGGGCCTGGTGGCGCTGGTGGCGTTTGTGTTTTTTCTGGTGTGGGAGCTGAACGAAGCACACCCGGTGGTGGATTTGTCGCTGTTTGCCCGGCGCAATTTTGTGGCGGGCACGCTCACCCTGGCGATGGCCTACGGGCTGTTTTTTGGCGGCATCGTGATTATCCCGCTGTGGCTGCAAACCCAGATGGGCTACACCGCCACCCTGGCCGGGCTGACTGCCGCGCCAGTGGGGATTCTGGCGCTGCTGCTGTCGCCCATCATTGGTAAATCCCTGCCCAGGGTGGACCCACGCTGGCTGGCCAGTGCCTCGTTTGTGATTCTGGCCAGTGTGTCTTTCATGCGCGCCGGCTTTACCACTGGGGTGGATAATTTTACCGTGGTGCTGCCGCAAATCGTGCTGGGGGCGGGCATGGCCACGCTGTTTCTGCCGCTGACTGCCATCCTGCTGTCCGGCGTGCCACCGGCGCGCATTCCGGCGGCGTCGGGCTTGTCCAACTTCTGCCGGATCACTGCTGGCGCATTTGGCACCTCAATCGCCACCACGGTGTGGGAAGACCGCACCCACCTGCACCACGCCCAACTGGTGGAACAGCTTACGCCGTATAGCCCCGGCGCGGTGCAGGCGCAAGCCAGCCTGTCCAGCGCCGGCCTGAGTCCGGAGCAAACCCTGGGCACGCTGGAGCGGATGGTAACGGGCCAGGCGGCGGTGCTGGCGTCGAATGAGTATTTCTGGCTGTCGGGGTTTTTGTTTCTTTCCCTGCTTGGCCTGGTGTGGCTGGCGCGACCCCAGGCGCGGGTGGCGATGGGGCCGGGGGCGGATCATTAA